The following are encoded in a window of Impatiens glandulifera chromosome 5, dImpGla2.1, whole genome shotgun sequence genomic DNA:
- the LOC124940476 gene encoding non-specific lipid-transfer protein 2-like translates to MKGLSVSSSMVVVVVVVVLTVVAAKVLPVAEAVTCSATELSPCLGAITSNQAPSRQCCNKLNEQRPCLCGYIKNPILRPYVKSAGALRVSAACRIPTPNCG, encoded by the coding sequence ATGAAGGGTCTGTCGGTCAGTTCCAgcatggtggtggtggtggtggtggtggtccTGACGGTGGTTGCGGCGAAGGTATTGCCGGTGGCGGAGGCGGTGACATGCTCTGCTACAGAACTGAGCCCTTGCTTGGGCGCCATAACCTCAAATCAGGCTCCGTCAAGGCAATGTTGCAACAAGCTTAATGAACAGAGGCCTTGCCTGTGTGGATATATAAAAAACCCAATTCTGAGACCTTACGTTAAGTCTGCCGGCGCTTTACGGGTCTCTGCCGCCTGTCGTATTCCGACCCCAAACTGCGGCTAA